One part of the Prosthecobacter vanneervenii genome encodes these proteins:
- a CDS encoding GAF domain-containing protein produces MNATTDPTWAEFLSQIIAEFGCTTGTLHRLDPADRHLKLVAHQGIPEALMPIIQSIPVGKGIAGTAAERLEPVEICNLQTDTSGVAKPGAKQTQVQGSLAVPVLDGGRLCGTLGIGKLVPYDFTAEEKSRLIQTARSISAKLLPA; encoded by the coding sequence ATGAATGCCACCACCGATCCCACCTGGGCAGAATTTCTTTCTCAAATCATCGCGGAATTTGGCTGCACAACGGGCACGCTGCACAGGCTGGATCCTGCTGACCGGCACCTCAAGCTGGTAGCCCATCAGGGCATCCCAGAAGCGCTGATGCCGATCATTCAGTCCATCCCGGTGGGCAAAGGGATTGCCGGAACTGCCGCCGAGCGGCTCGAACCGGTGGAGATTTGCAACCTGCAAACCGACACCTCGGGGGTGGCGAAACCCGGAGCCAAGCAGACCCAAGTGCAGGGCTCTCTAGCCGTACCGGTGCTGGACGGAGGTCGCCTTTGCGGCACGCTAGGCATCGGCAAGCTGGTGCCCTATGACTTTACCGCAGAGGAGAAATCGAGGCTGATCCAGACCGCACGCAGCATCTCTGCAAAGCTGCTGCCAGCTTGA